From Pyrenophora tritici-repentis strain M4 chromosome 1, whole genome shotgun sequence, the proteins below share one genomic window:
- a CDS encoding SLD3 multi-domain protein translates to MLHPVSDTSAQLLRLAANRDEPKAQLPSKRKRDSLCGLGTFTEPFTIRPHVGSFYTSPATFRPVRVIARSQLSLKFLDTSPDDDFAPHSLFTAQIHVLEEADLRSQGGRAPKILIARCETKRTLYAIERVQLCVYSICRLASWLREKDVAELWDPANIRSLPANPKPDAETTTQGGWWRHAVVETQAVESLTKRARMTMLRPKSVPKMITNQSHQPGEALRDQYAAGLDTVPTEFPLEPLVGLASPHEQLASLVHQYLDAVYMSKTSLAYFAKGPITRTRNAFTSTEEGAPTTHELVAFLRTMLLSPKASEKKYHDKLPSLIKAIPPGSYSDDEVVTGAGKTNKSKKKMKLSRNGVYPQEEAFIKKWWQSELPNGDSMATETMEQRIKRRIGDLRNDGADANGRSDSNDRLHSFCVEVIIPFYINRLPEQALIVNKKLGGPTHSQSSKRKAMKPPLTSRNSGDSKEPEIKKPRRSLARVATDNTGRTIERTTPSLNRSATDSALPEHVKREGSEVSLSSIPFRRSPSKSNRQSMSQIRHLQGRQIDLAQPSAAASAKIKQRQRVEEDLQEAILALKKPNRGLAAGGYAVDNEQRGLGLANKSRKPTTTVRKTIKDVQVSATPRAGRRTKDIVEQTPSRHQHNPFIRLPAGEAPGSSDLCIPSSTVRPPAFMVPATGHRRPTARDVAQSTIAETPSKVPDSRVFSSEPVRRKIFATPSKAAAPSPDGRLPPPPQVLETPAKNFGSSPPGNSNSPPRRVVATPSKSGSGLPKGFAPVPFSLPDTHEAETSIYDALGWNDDDDAFA, encoded by the exons ATGCTCCATCCAGTTTCTGATACGTCTGCCCAGCTACTTCGACTTGCCGCCAACCGCGACGAACCCAAGGCCCAGTTGCCCTCGAAACGAAAGAGAGACTCACTTTGTGGTCTCGGAACGTTTACCGAACCCTTTACAATTAGACCGCACGTTGGATCGTTCTACACAAGCCCTGCAACCTTCAGACCTGTACGGGTGATCGCGCGTTCCCAACTATCTCTCAAATTCCTCGACACGTCTCCCGACGATGACTTCGCCCCACACAGCCTTTTCACTGCCCAGATACATGTCCTGGAGGAAGCAGACTTGCGGAGTCAAGGGGGAAGGGCCCCGAAGATTCTTATTGCACGCTGCGAAACGAAGAGAACGCTATACGCGATAGAGCGGGTACAATTGTGTGTCTACAGCATTTGCAGGCTGGCAAGTTGGCTTAGGGAGAAAGATGTCGCAGAACTATGGGATCCTGCCAATATACGTTCTCTACCAGCAAATCCCAAACCAGACGCAGAAACAACCACGCAGGGGGGATGGTGGCGACATGCTGTAGTTGAGACCCAGGCTGTAGAATCACTCACGAAACGAGCGAGAATGACTATGCTGCGACCGAAGTCAGTGCCGAAGATGATCACAAATCAATCGCATCAACCCGGAGAGGCTTTACGTGACCAATACGCCGCCGGTCTAGACACTGTACCTACAGAGTTTCCGCTTGAGCCTCTGGTGGGATTGGCATCACCGCACGAGCAGCTTGCTTCGCTGGTCCACCAATACCTCGATGCTGTATACATGTCGAAAACTTCCTTGGCATACTTCGCAAAAGGGCCTATTACGCGAACACGGAACGCCTTTACCTCGACAGAAGAGGGTGCCCCCACTACTCATGAACTGGTCGCATTTTTGAGGACAATGCTACTTAGTCCGAAAGCTAGCGAGAAGAAATATCATGACAAGCTACCATCGCTGATCAAAGCGATACCACCAGGAAGTTATTCGGATGATGAAGTCGTTACAGGTGCTGGTAAAACAAACAAGtcaaagaagaagatgaagctTAGCCGGAATGGCGTATATCCCCAAGAAGAAGCATTTATCAAAAAGTGGTGGCAATCAGAGCTACCTAATGGGGACAGTATGGCTACTGAGACTATGGAACAACGCATTAAGCGGCGAATTGGCGATCTACGG AATGACGGTGCCGATGCAAATGGTCGGAGTGATTCCAACGACCGACTGCACAGCTTCTGTGTCGAAGTTATAATACCGTTCTACATCAACCGACTTCCAGAGCAGGCGCTCATAGTCAATAAGAAGCTCGGTGGACCAACCCATAGCCAGTCGTCCAAACGGAAGGCCATGAAGCCACCCCTCACCTCACGCAATTCTGGGGATTCGAAAGAGCCTGAGATAAAGAAACCTCGACGCTCACTAGCCAGGGTAGCCACGGACAACACAGGGAGGACGATTGAGCGAACAACGCCGTCTTTGAACCGATCTGCCACCGATTCCGCCCTGCCAGAGCATGTCAAACGAGAGGGCAGCGAggtttctctctcttccaTACCCTTTCGACGTAGTCCTTCCAAGAGCAACAGGCAATCCATGTCGCAGATTCGACATCTGCAGGGTCGTCAGATTGATCTTGCGCAGCCATCGGCTGCTGCTTCAGCAAAGATCAAACAGAGACAGCGAGTTGAGGAGGACTTGCAAGAGGCTATCCTCGCGCTGAAAAAGCCAAATCGAGGGCTGGCTGCTGGTGGTTATGCGGTTGATAATGAGCAACGGGGTCTTGGATTAGCCAACAAGTCAAGGAAACCCACGACAACGGTGAGAAAGACGATCAAAGATGTTCAGGTCTCGGCTACGCCTCGAGCTGGGCGTAGGACGAAGGACATTGTCGAGCAGACGCCAAGCCGCCACCAACACAACCCGTTCATTAGGCTACCCGCAGGGGAAGCACCTGGCTCGAGTGATTTGTGCATACCATCCTCGACTGTACGTCCGCCAGCTTTCATGGTACCGGCAACGGGCCATCGCCGTCCGACGGCTCGTGATGTAGCGCAGTCGACCATTGCCGAGACACCGTCCAAAGTGCCGGACAGTAGAGTGTTTTCTTCAGAACCTGTTCGACGGAAGATCTTCGCGACGCCATCGAAGGCGGCGGCGCCTTCGCCAGACGGAAGGCTGCCTCCACCGCCACAAGTACTGGAAACGCCTGCCAAAAATTTCGGCAGCTCGCCCCCTGGAAACAGTAACTCTCCACCACGACGTGTTGTTGCGACTCCGTCCAAGTCTGGTTCAGGCTTACCAAAGGGTTTCGCACCTGTTCCTTTTTCTCTGCCTGATACCCACGAAGCTGAAACGTCAATTTATGATGCATTAGGGTGgaacgacgacgatgatgcTTTTGCATAG